In one Conger conger chromosome 5, fConCon1.1, whole genome shotgun sequence genomic region, the following are encoded:
- the LOC133128996 gene encoding E3 ubiquitin-protein ligase TRIM35-like — protein MVSASSLLEEDLSCPVCSEIFRDPVVLRCSHSFCKACLLHWWREKGSQECPVCRRRSSNDQPTCNLSLRNACESFLKERSQRAEAGSEVLCSLHSEKLKLFCLEDQIPVCNICQTSKKHENHKFRPVQEAAEENKEKLRTALAPLQKKLKAFNAVKLICDQTAKHIKSQAQHTERQIKREFEKLQQFLKDEEAARITALREEEEQKSQKMKEKIEKMTEEISSLSEQIRAI, from the exons ATGGTGTCTGCatcttctctcctggaagaggacctctcctgtcctgtgtgctctgaaatcttcagggatcctgttgtcctgagatgcagtcacagcttctgtaaggcctgtctgctgcattggtggagagagaagggatctcaggagtgcccagtttgcaggagaagatcttctAACGATCAACCTACCTGTAACCTGTCTCTGAGGAATGCCTGTGAGTcgttcttaaaggagagaagtcagagagctgaagcaggatctgaagtgctctgcagtctgcacagtgagaaactcaaactcttctgtttggagGATCAAATACCTGTCTGTAATAtctgtcaaacttcaaaaaaacatgaaaaccacaaatttcgaccagttcaggaggctgcagaagaaAATAAG gagaaactcaggactgcactggctccactgcagaagaagctaaaagcctttaatgcagtgaaactaatctgtgatcaaacagcaaagcacatcaag agtcaggcccagcacacagagagacagataaagagggagtttgagaaacttcagcagttcctaaaagatgaagaggcagccaggatcactgcactgagggaggaagaggagcagaagagtcagaagatgaaggagaagattgaaaagatgacagaagagatatcatccctttcagaacagatcagagccata